Proteins from one Triticum aestivum cultivar Chinese Spring chromosome 7A, IWGSC CS RefSeq v2.1, whole genome shotgun sequence genomic window:
- the LOC123149338 gene encoding uncharacterized protein encodes MGLDAAEISELAALQPIHTAVSGARATQVPGAVDDDAADTGCVTPKASGGRSAAAGGADDGDDAAADNGCVTPRASGSLAMLPIAPLLQDDGVDAGFATPLATGGVIGPRDGCAAAGDENSFTTPTTADSALLPATVCPPAPRKSAPAPTRKRALLQQRLFYPVPHDLATVFVAVPQCPPPAKKMRAHAVGSSAPLGT; translated from the coding sequence ATGGGCCTCGACGCCGCGGAAATCTCTGAATTGGCGGCGCTCCAGCCGATCCACACGGCCGTGAGCGGCGCCCGGGCCACCCAAGTGCCAGGGGCGGTCGACGATGACGCTGCCGACACCGGCTGCGTCACACCCAAGGCGAGCGGCGGGCGATCGGCCGCTGCAGGAGGtgcggacgacggcgacgacgctgCCGCCGACAACGGCTGCGTCACGCCGAGGGCGAGTGGCTCCCTGGCCATGCTGCCCATCGCGCCACTGCTGCAAGACGACGGCGTCGACGCTGGCTTCGCCACGCCGCTGGCCACGGGTGGAGTAATTGGGCCGCGAGACGGCTGCGCCGCTGCCGGCGACGAGAACAGCTTCACCACGCCGACGACGGCCGACAGCGCGCTGTTGCCGGCCACGGTGTGCCCGCCCGCGCCGCGGAAGTCGGCTCCGGCGCCGACGAGGAAGCGTGCTCTGCTCCAGCAGCGGCTCTTCTACCCGGTGCCGCACGACCTGGCCACCGTGTTCGTGGCCGTGCCGCAGTGCCCGCCGCCCGCCAAGAAGATGCGGGCGCACGCCGTGGGGTCATCCGCGCCGCTAGGCACGTGA